One stretch of Bombus pascuorum chromosome 14, iyBomPasc1.1, whole genome shotgun sequence DNA includes these proteins:
- the LOC132914009 gene encoding protein BCL9 homolog isoform X2: MKTEKKPSEPSCVPTTVVKEEPDTDPVKIKEEGTGGNNDDTTGEDTTECSRDPCLDPSNGEGALSGENQNNSANQPILNSVKQEGDHNNPTDDIPDCSGNVITADGIQPLVSNVLGKQMGTSTGSGEAQYMQQQSQIFVFSTTLANKGADAVMQGQYPSIIAYHCAQPGTKKYLEKHPNKVNQFRQNPAQWLNNLAMMKQKGHQGGTNNTFQNEQPPDLPALDPNAPPFWNEQPNLRNLNGGNTLGNSEPSLDDANIDVPCLVPNSPGNSANPQPPNSTTMGHSPNLLGGTTSPGPGSLQPSLQGVKVPDENLTPQQRQHREVQLATIRKMQMMLFPEHKEETTNTLDTTQGTAVSTCPPTNVPSVVPTQCPPTMDWHKLQHQFLDGKNKASVGSPGTGVSLRGANMVGVPRSQGPPPPYHQTTRSASVPIAIQSPNPSSPNNPTSNLSLPSPRASSALNSPADCNRQFQIGNQRTNHLPGQSPTSQDSPNPTVGNATAVSTTRLNHSNPGTPVSHSHISTLSPSGTTAQKDSSLDFSTSQPPNAQQKQQHTGAVNAAGVKEANLMPVPSPQQIQYLNTFEGQELTIQKQPNTSLKDGNLSTNTASNTEIPNRILPGTLDNSNQFPARSEGASPVQMDSMNRGFTGSLHSPHTPHTPHTPGNGAPHTPVDPGKPGNKSSASAQSSPAPHNTNIPDSMGPPRTVPASPTTKPDTSPPSTKDTQQQQTQPQQQQQQQQPQQQSQQQQQQPPPQQQQQQQSTNPSLTNPSNSGNATVVPSLGGPSASFPCGRPSVNVSQPSDNVPLNPNNIGGRLGSLTAMSTNHFDPITSLAQMSQQLTNTAASNSLGNEGPIHSGNTGMMQFGNPHSMHMMQMGGEMNGSCHMGGPTSEPGEVGGMCMGLAGPPTSYSPTTSHTGSPGVPSKMGHPIMGHGMMSSHSGNATGAYPGGDPHAPPPRLMTGHVTGPSPYNGANVQVKPSAPNTIQYLPARPNVGHTPRGPPSLDFLQRFTNPLSNLESKMGTPSVNLQYFPNGCVPNSMGPHTAMPSTMSGGLPGMGGSPRMDGQSMNTSVGVHPSMRPVGNMRPQPNLMRMQHMVGGGVFPGGSMDPDKVFPPDMVSQVPSQPNPGMYVSGSKGSPMGLGPPPDATQPLPPSMGGATSNFKNSPFVGSGPSMSDPNYAQQFHNFQQQLYATGTRGSGPPHPTLHPPPNSHSHQQFFMPK, encoded by the exons atgaaaacagaaaagaagCCCAGCGAACCAAGTTGCGTACCAACCACTGTTGTCAAAGAGGAACCTGACACAGATCCAGTTAAAATCAAAGAAGAAGGCACAGGAGGTAATAATGATGATACAACAGGAGAAGACACTACAGAGTGCTCCAGGGATCCTTGTTTGGATCCTTCCAATGGGGAAGGTGCATTGTCCGGAGAGAATCAAAATAATAGTGCAAATCAACCAATTCTAAACTCAGTGAAGCAAGAAGGTGATCATAACAATCCCACAGATGATATACCTG ATTGTAGTGGTAATGTGATTACTGCAGATGGTATTCAACCATTAGTTAGTAATGTTCTTGGAAAACAGATGGGAACTAGCACAGGAAGCGGTGAAGCTCAGTATATGCAACAGCAAagtcaaatttttgtattttctacaaCATTAGCAAATAAAGGTGCAGATGCAGTGATGCAAGGACAATATCCATCAATTATTGCTTATCATTGTGCACAACCTGGCACTAAAAAGTATCTAGAG AAACATCCAAATAAAGTAAACCAATTTCGTCAAAATCCTGCACAATGGTTAAACAACCTTGCAATGATGAAACAGAAAGGTCATCAAGGAGGTACAAACAATACTTTCCAAAATGAGCAGCCTCCTGATCTACCAGCTCTTGATCCTAATGCCCCTCCATTCTGGAATGAACAACCTAATCTTAGGAACTTAAATGGTGGAAATACCCTTGGTAATTCTGAACCATCATTGGACGATGCAAATATAGATGTGCCTTGTCTTGTACCAAATTCACCTGGTAACTCAG CAAATCCACAACCTCCTAATAGTACTACGATGGGCCATAGTCCCAATTTATTAGGAGGTACAACCAGTCCAGGTCCAGGCAGTTTACAGCCATCACTGCAAGGTGTCAAAGTTCCAGACGAAAATTTAACTCCGCAACAAAGGCAACATCGAGAAGTTCAATTAGCAACCATTAGGAAAATGCAAATGATGTTATTTCCGGAGCACAAGGAAGAAACCACTAATACTCTAGACACGACGCAAGGAACAGCGGTATCGACGTGTCCTCCAACGAACGTTCCTTCAGTTGTACCAACTCAATGTCCTCCAACTATGGATTGGCATAAATTGCAACATCAGTTTCTTGATGGAAAAAATaag GCCAGTGTTGGAAGTCCTGGAACTGGAGTCTCATTGCGAGGTGCTAATATGGTTGGGGTCCCGCGTAGTCAAGGACCACCACCGCCGTATCATCAAACAACGCGATCTGCGAGTGTGCCAATTGCGATACAAAGCCCAAACCCTTCTTCACCTAATAATCCAACCAGCAATTTATCCCTACCATCACCTCGCGCAAGTTCAGCTCTAAATTCACCCGCAGACTGCAATAGACAATTTCAAATCGGTAATCAGAGAACCAACCATCTACCAGGACAAAGTCCGACGAGTCAAGACTCCCCGAATCCGACAGTTGGAAATGCAACGGCTGTATCAACAACGAGACTTAATCATAGTAATCCGGGAACGCCTGTTTCTCATTCGCACATCTCAACGCTTAGTCCTAGTGGAACAACTGCTCAAAAAGATTCATCTTTAGATTTCTCCACCAGTCAGCCTCCAAATG CTCAGCAAAAGCAGCAACACACTGGGGCAGTGAACGCAGCGGGTGTTAAGGAAGCGAATCTGATGCCGGTTCCGAGCCCTCAGCAAATTCAGTATCTTAATACCTTCGAGGGACAGGAACTGACTATACAGAAACAGCCAAATACGAGTCTAAAGGATGGCAATTTATCTAC GAATACGGCCAGCAATACAGAGATACCAAACAGAATTTTGCCAGGAACTTTGGACAACAGCAATCAGTTTCCTGCTAGATCGGAAGGTGCAAGTCCAGTTCAAATGGATAGCATGAATCGTGGGTTTACAGGCTCTTTACACAGTCCACATACTCCTCATACTCCGCACACACCAGGCAATGGTGCTCCACATACTCCAGTTGATCCTGGAAAACCCGGAAATAAGTCTAGTGCAAGTGCACAGAGTAGTCCAGCACCGCATAATACGAATATACCAGATAGTATGGGTCCTCCAAGAACAGTACCAGCGTCACCTACTACGAAACCCGACACATCTCCGCCATCAACGAAAGATACTCAGCAACAACAAACTCAGCCccaacagcagcaacaacaacagcaaccACAGCAACAAtcgcaacaacaacaacaacaacctcctccacaacaacaacaacaacaacagtcTACAAATCCAAGTCTTACAAATCCAAGTAATTCTGGAAACGCAACGGTGGTACCTTCTCTGGGAGGTCCAAGCGCCTCCTTCCCTTGCGGTAGACCATCTGTAAACGTGAGTCAACCTTCAGACAATGTGCCTCTTAATCCCAACAATATCGGAGGGCGACTCGGCAGTTTAACCGCAATGAGTACAAATCACTTCGATCCCATAACTTCCTTAGCTCAGATGAGTCAACAACTTACTAATACGGCAGCTAGCAATTCATTAGGTAATGAAGGACCTATTCATTCCGGGAACACCGGGATGATGCAGTTCGGGAATCCACACAGTATGCACATGATGCAAATGGGTGGCGAAATGAATGGAAGTTGTCATATGGGTGGTCCGACCAGTGAACCGGGCGAAGTAGGAGGAATGTGTATGGGTTTGGCAGGACCACCGACGAGTTATAGCCCGACAACTTCACACACAGGAAGTCCCGGTGTACCTAGTAAAATGGGTCATCCTATCATGGGCCATGGTATGATGAGTAGCCATTCAGGTAATGCGACAGGCGCATATCCTGGTGGCGATCCTCATGCACCGCCGCCAAGATTAATGACAGGTCATGTGACTGGCCCTAGTCCTTATAACGGAGCGAATGTTCAAGTAAAACCTAGTGCTCCAAACACGATACAATATCTACCAGCAAGGCCCAACGTCGGTCATACGCCAAGAGGACCACCGAGTTTGGACTTCCTTCAACGATTCACGAATCCCTTGTCTAATTTAGAATCAAAGATGGGCACACCGTCTGTAAATCTTCAGTACTTCCCGAACGGTTGTGTACCGAACAGTATGGGCCCGCATACCGCTATGCCATCAACCATGAGCGGTGGACTTCCTGGCATGGGAGGCTCTCCCAGGATGGACGGACAATCGATGAATACATCAGTTGGTGTACATCCTTCGATGAGACCTGTCGGCAATATGAGACCTCAGCCTAATTTAATGCGAATGCAACACATGGTTGGTGGTGGCGTCTTTCCAGGCGGTTCAATGGATCCAGATAAAGTCTTCCCACCTGACATGGTATCGCAAGTTCCCAGTCAACCGAATCCTGGCATGTACGTATCCGGTAGCAAAGGCAGCCCAATGGGATTAGGACCTCCCCCGGATGCGACACAGCCATTACCTCCGAGCATGGGTGGTGCTACTAGTAATTTCAAGAACAGCCCTTTCGTCGGTAGTGGACCTAGTATGTCGGATCCAAATTATGCTCAACAATTCCATAACTTCCAGCAACAACTTTACGCTACAGGGACAAGGGGTAGCGGTCCACCACATCCTACTTTACATCCGCCGCCAAACTCGCATTCGCATCAGCAGTTCTTTATGCCGAAATAA
- the LOC132914009 gene encoding protein BCL9 homolog isoform X1, translating to MKTEKKPSEPSCVPTTVVKEEPDTDPVKIKEEGTGGNNDDTTGEDTTECSRDPCLDPSNGEGALSGENQNNSANQPILNSVKQEGDHNNPTDDIPDCSGNVITADGIQPLVSNVLGKQMGTSTGSGEAQYMQQQSQIFVFSTTLANKGADAVMQGQYPSIIAYHCAQPGTKKYLEKHPNKVNQFRQNPAQWLNNLAMMKQKGHQGGTNNTFQNEQPPDLPALDPNAPPFWNEQPNLRNLNGGNTLGNSEPSLDDANIDVPCLVPNSPGNSANPQPPNSTTMGHSPNLLGGTTSPGPGSLQPSLQGVKVPDENLTPQQRQHREVQLATIRKMQMMLFPEHKEETTNTLDTTQGTAVSTCPPTNVPSVVPTQCPPTMDWHKLQHQFLDGKNKASVGSPGTGVSLRGANMVGVPRSQGPPPPYHQTTRSASVPIAIQSPNPSSPNNPTSNLSLPSPRASSALNSPADCNRQFQIGNQRTNHLPGQSPTSQDSPNPTVGNATAVSTTRLNHSNPGTPVSHSHISTLSPSGTTAQKDSSLDFSTSQPPNVDGMFCRTLQSLAQQKQQHTGAVNAAGVKEANLMPVPSPQQIQYLNTFEGQELTIQKQPNTSLKDGNLSTNTASNTEIPNRILPGTLDNSNQFPARSEGASPVQMDSMNRGFTGSLHSPHTPHTPHTPGNGAPHTPVDPGKPGNKSSASAQSSPAPHNTNIPDSMGPPRTVPASPTTKPDTSPPSTKDTQQQQTQPQQQQQQQQPQQQSQQQQQQPPPQQQQQQQSTNPSLTNPSNSGNATVVPSLGGPSASFPCGRPSVNVSQPSDNVPLNPNNIGGRLGSLTAMSTNHFDPITSLAQMSQQLTNTAASNSLGNEGPIHSGNTGMMQFGNPHSMHMMQMGGEMNGSCHMGGPTSEPGEVGGMCMGLAGPPTSYSPTTSHTGSPGVPSKMGHPIMGHGMMSSHSGNATGAYPGGDPHAPPPRLMTGHVTGPSPYNGANVQVKPSAPNTIQYLPARPNVGHTPRGPPSLDFLQRFTNPLSNLESKMGTPSVNLQYFPNGCVPNSMGPHTAMPSTMSGGLPGMGGSPRMDGQSMNTSVGVHPSMRPVGNMRPQPNLMRMQHMVGGGVFPGGSMDPDKVFPPDMVSQVPSQPNPGMYVSGSKGSPMGLGPPPDATQPLPPSMGGATSNFKNSPFVGSGPSMSDPNYAQQFHNFQQQLYATGTRGSGPPHPTLHPPPNSHSHQQFFMPK from the exons atgaaaacagaaaagaagCCCAGCGAACCAAGTTGCGTACCAACCACTGTTGTCAAAGAGGAACCTGACACAGATCCAGTTAAAATCAAAGAAGAAGGCACAGGAGGTAATAATGATGATACAACAGGAGAAGACACTACAGAGTGCTCCAGGGATCCTTGTTTGGATCCTTCCAATGGGGAAGGTGCATTGTCCGGAGAGAATCAAAATAATAGTGCAAATCAACCAATTCTAAACTCAGTGAAGCAAGAAGGTGATCATAACAATCCCACAGATGATATACCTG ATTGTAGTGGTAATGTGATTACTGCAGATGGTATTCAACCATTAGTTAGTAATGTTCTTGGAAAACAGATGGGAACTAGCACAGGAAGCGGTGAAGCTCAGTATATGCAACAGCAAagtcaaatttttgtattttctacaaCATTAGCAAATAAAGGTGCAGATGCAGTGATGCAAGGACAATATCCATCAATTATTGCTTATCATTGTGCACAACCTGGCACTAAAAAGTATCTAGAG AAACATCCAAATAAAGTAAACCAATTTCGTCAAAATCCTGCACAATGGTTAAACAACCTTGCAATGATGAAACAGAAAGGTCATCAAGGAGGTACAAACAATACTTTCCAAAATGAGCAGCCTCCTGATCTACCAGCTCTTGATCCTAATGCCCCTCCATTCTGGAATGAACAACCTAATCTTAGGAACTTAAATGGTGGAAATACCCTTGGTAATTCTGAACCATCATTGGACGATGCAAATATAGATGTGCCTTGTCTTGTACCAAATTCACCTGGTAACTCAG CAAATCCACAACCTCCTAATAGTACTACGATGGGCCATAGTCCCAATTTATTAGGAGGTACAACCAGTCCAGGTCCAGGCAGTTTACAGCCATCACTGCAAGGTGTCAAAGTTCCAGACGAAAATTTAACTCCGCAACAAAGGCAACATCGAGAAGTTCAATTAGCAACCATTAGGAAAATGCAAATGATGTTATTTCCGGAGCACAAGGAAGAAACCACTAATACTCTAGACACGACGCAAGGAACAGCGGTATCGACGTGTCCTCCAACGAACGTTCCTTCAGTTGTACCAACTCAATGTCCTCCAACTATGGATTGGCATAAATTGCAACATCAGTTTCTTGATGGAAAAAATaag GCCAGTGTTGGAAGTCCTGGAACTGGAGTCTCATTGCGAGGTGCTAATATGGTTGGGGTCCCGCGTAGTCAAGGACCACCACCGCCGTATCATCAAACAACGCGATCTGCGAGTGTGCCAATTGCGATACAAAGCCCAAACCCTTCTTCACCTAATAATCCAACCAGCAATTTATCCCTACCATCACCTCGCGCAAGTTCAGCTCTAAATTCACCCGCAGACTGCAATAGACAATTTCAAATCGGTAATCAGAGAACCAACCATCTACCAGGACAAAGTCCGACGAGTCAAGACTCCCCGAATCCGACAGTTGGAAATGCAACGGCTGTATCAACAACGAGACTTAATCATAGTAATCCGGGAACGCCTGTTTCTCATTCGCACATCTCAACGCTTAGTCCTAGTGGAACAACTGCTCAAAAAGATTCATCTTTAGATTTCTCCACCAGTCAGCCTCCAAATG TGGATGGTATGTTTTGCCGCACGCTGCAATCCTTAGCTCAGCAAAAGCAGCAACACACTGGGGCAGTGAACGCAGCGGGTGTTAAGGAAGCGAATCTGATGCCGGTTCCGAGCCCTCAGCAAATTCAGTATCTTAATACCTTCGAGGGACAGGAACTGACTATACAGAAACAGCCAAATACGAGTCTAAAGGATGGCAATTTATCTAC GAATACGGCCAGCAATACAGAGATACCAAACAGAATTTTGCCAGGAACTTTGGACAACAGCAATCAGTTTCCTGCTAGATCGGAAGGTGCAAGTCCAGTTCAAATGGATAGCATGAATCGTGGGTTTACAGGCTCTTTACACAGTCCACATACTCCTCATACTCCGCACACACCAGGCAATGGTGCTCCACATACTCCAGTTGATCCTGGAAAACCCGGAAATAAGTCTAGTGCAAGTGCACAGAGTAGTCCAGCACCGCATAATACGAATATACCAGATAGTATGGGTCCTCCAAGAACAGTACCAGCGTCACCTACTACGAAACCCGACACATCTCCGCCATCAACGAAAGATACTCAGCAACAACAAACTCAGCCccaacagcagcaacaacaacagcaaccACAGCAACAAtcgcaacaacaacaacaacaacctcctccacaacaacaacaacaacaacagtcTACAAATCCAAGTCTTACAAATCCAAGTAATTCTGGAAACGCAACGGTGGTACCTTCTCTGGGAGGTCCAAGCGCCTCCTTCCCTTGCGGTAGACCATCTGTAAACGTGAGTCAACCTTCAGACAATGTGCCTCTTAATCCCAACAATATCGGAGGGCGACTCGGCAGTTTAACCGCAATGAGTACAAATCACTTCGATCCCATAACTTCCTTAGCTCAGATGAGTCAACAACTTACTAATACGGCAGCTAGCAATTCATTAGGTAATGAAGGACCTATTCATTCCGGGAACACCGGGATGATGCAGTTCGGGAATCCACACAGTATGCACATGATGCAAATGGGTGGCGAAATGAATGGAAGTTGTCATATGGGTGGTCCGACCAGTGAACCGGGCGAAGTAGGAGGAATGTGTATGGGTTTGGCAGGACCACCGACGAGTTATAGCCCGACAACTTCACACACAGGAAGTCCCGGTGTACCTAGTAAAATGGGTCATCCTATCATGGGCCATGGTATGATGAGTAGCCATTCAGGTAATGCGACAGGCGCATATCCTGGTGGCGATCCTCATGCACCGCCGCCAAGATTAATGACAGGTCATGTGACTGGCCCTAGTCCTTATAACGGAGCGAATGTTCAAGTAAAACCTAGTGCTCCAAACACGATACAATATCTACCAGCAAGGCCCAACGTCGGTCATACGCCAAGAGGACCACCGAGTTTGGACTTCCTTCAACGATTCACGAATCCCTTGTCTAATTTAGAATCAAAGATGGGCACACCGTCTGTAAATCTTCAGTACTTCCCGAACGGTTGTGTACCGAACAGTATGGGCCCGCATACCGCTATGCCATCAACCATGAGCGGTGGACTTCCTGGCATGGGAGGCTCTCCCAGGATGGACGGACAATCGATGAATACATCAGTTGGTGTACATCCTTCGATGAGACCTGTCGGCAATATGAGACCTCAGCCTAATTTAATGCGAATGCAACACATGGTTGGTGGTGGCGTCTTTCCAGGCGGTTCAATGGATCCAGATAAAGTCTTCCCACCTGACATGGTATCGCAAGTTCCCAGTCAACCGAATCCTGGCATGTACGTATCCGGTAGCAAAGGCAGCCCAATGGGATTAGGACCTCCCCCGGATGCGACACAGCCATTACCTCCGAGCATGGGTGGTGCTACTAGTAATTTCAAGAACAGCCCTTTCGTCGGTAGTGGACCTAGTATGTCGGATCCAAATTATGCTCAACAATTCCATAACTTCCAGCAACAACTTTACGCTACAGGGACAAGGGGTAGCGGTCCACCACATCCTACTTTACATCCGCCGCCAAACTCGCATTCGCATCAGCAGTTCTTTATGCCGAAATAA
- the LOC132914017 gene encoding zinc finger Ran-binding domain-containing protein 2 isoform X2 codes for MDNSKVDEENQRNINDGDWICPDSQCANVNFARRNSCNRCGKDRGECPKKKKLGQEIGKAAAEKSRGLFSADDWQCSKCGNVNWARRQQCNMCNAPKFGEIEERTGYGGGYNDRGVVEYKERRDDDDEYDEFGRRKKKRKIENRSDDDSKDSRYSSPPRNKSKDEDERDEVENEEDQNDEDEEEEEDDEEDGDLSKYDLSEWDDFAIKKNTNGSTASSEEQQSRDKDDWRDSGTSSQ; via the exons ATGGATAATAGTAAAGTGGATGAAGAAAATCAACGTAATATTAATGATGGGGACTGGATTTGTCCCGATTCTCA atGTGCCAATGTAAATTTTGCAAGAAGAAACTCTTGTAATCGATGTGGAAAAG ACAGAGGAGAGTGTcctaagaaaaaaaaattgggaCAAGAAATTGGTAAAGCAGCTGCAGAGAAAAGTAGAGGATTATTCAG TGCTGATGATTGGCAGTGCAGTAAGTGTGGAAACGTAAACTGGGCCCGGCGACAGCAGTGTAACATGTGTAATGCACCGAAATTCGGAGAGATTGAAGAACGTACAGGATATGGAGGAGGATATAATGATCGAGGAGTCGTTgaatataaagaaagaagagatgATGATGACGAGTACGATGAGTTCGGGCGTCGtaaaaagaagcgaaagatTGAAAACCGCTCAGATGACGATTCCAAAGATTCTAGGTATAGCAGCCCGCCACGTAACAAGTCTAAGGACGAGGATGAAAGAGATGAAGTAGAGAATGAAGAAGATCAAAAT gatgaagacgaagaggaagaggaagacgaTGAAGAAGATGGTGATTTATCGAAATACGATCTTAGTGAATGGGATGACTTTGCAAttaagaaaaa TACAAATGGGAGCACTGCATCTTCAGAAGAACAACAATCAAg agATAAAGATGACTGGCGCGATTCGGGAACATCCAGTCAATGA
- the LOC132914017 gene encoding zinc finger Ran-binding domain-containing protein 2 isoform X1 has protein sequence MDNSKVDEENQRNINDGDWICPDSQCANVNFARRNSCNRCGKDRGECPKKKKLGQEIGKAAAEKSRGLFSADDWQCSKCGNVNWARRQQCNMCNAPKFGEIEERTGYGGGYNDRGVVEYKERRDDDDEYDEFGRRKKKRKIENRSDDDSKDSRYSSPPRNKSKDEDERDEVENEEDQNVIDHSYFIDNQKYQTHLKFQDEDEEEEEDDEEDGDLSKYDLSEWDDFAIKKNTNGSTASSEEQQSR, from the exons ATGGATAATAGTAAAGTGGATGAAGAAAATCAACGTAATATTAATGATGGGGACTGGATTTGTCCCGATTCTCA atGTGCCAATGTAAATTTTGCAAGAAGAAACTCTTGTAATCGATGTGGAAAAG ACAGAGGAGAGTGTcctaagaaaaaaaaattgggaCAAGAAATTGGTAAAGCAGCTGCAGAGAAAAGTAGAGGATTATTCAG TGCTGATGATTGGCAGTGCAGTAAGTGTGGAAACGTAAACTGGGCCCGGCGACAGCAGTGTAACATGTGTAATGCACCGAAATTCGGAGAGATTGAAGAACGTACAGGATATGGAGGAGGATATAATGATCGAGGAGTCGTTgaatataaagaaagaagagatgATGATGACGAGTACGATGAGTTCGGGCGTCGtaaaaagaagcgaaagatTGAAAACCGCTCAGATGACGATTCCAAAGATTCTAGGTATAGCAGCCCGCCACGTAACAAGTCTAAGGACGAGGATGAAAGAGATGAAGTAGAGAATGAAGAAGATCAAAATGTAATTGATCACagttattttatcgataatcAGAAATATCAAAcacatttgaaatttcaggatgaagacgaagaggaagaggaagacgaTGAAGAAGATGGTGATTTATCGAAATACGATCTTAGTGAATGGGATGACTTTGCAAttaagaaaaa TACAAATGGGAGCACTGCATCTTCAGAAGAACAACAATCAAggtaa